A stretch of Bordetella genomosp. 13 DNA encodes these proteins:
- a CDS encoding lipopolysaccharide biosynthesis protein, translating into MTAAASRPVLLRSAVLSVIDQAWLSLLNLALGLILIRLTAKESYGVYAQLYVAGIFAATIAEALITNPLTTLAARAQDGERAALITHLRRFQGRLSTAVGILFGIGCAGVAVWADIPQPAWLALGFGLYVKTNAAREYRRSVLFVMGSTPQVLRTDVQYGVAVLAGTGLLVWMGTLFLPAVFGMLALANVVALMGTRLPQAAATDAAPDYREAVAQAWKRGRLGLPGAVLAWIINYSYLYVAAAWLGATATADLNASRLLLMPIAMTVMAWSRVARPMIGRQLAQNDSRGLFRLLLTSTAAVEAVTLAYVAVLWLALPWLQQHMLGEKYANVQPLVMGWGLYFAINAARSIGTAALMSADRYGATLAVAVVSLTLTLVSMNLTIPSYGAVGAIIALTIVETVSLVLIWSAWRRSMPKVAT; encoded by the coding sequence ATGACGGCCGCGGCATCCCGCCCCGTGTTGCTGCGCAGCGCGGTCCTGTCGGTCATCGACCAGGCCTGGCTGAGCCTGCTGAATCTGGCGCTAGGGCTGATCCTGATCCGCCTGACGGCGAAGGAATCCTATGGCGTCTACGCGCAGCTGTACGTGGCCGGCATCTTCGCCGCGACCATTGCCGAGGCGCTCATCACCAATCCGCTGACCACGCTGGCCGCCAGGGCGCAGGACGGCGAGCGCGCCGCGCTCATCACCCATCTGCGACGGTTCCAGGGCCGGCTGAGCACGGCCGTGGGCATCCTGTTCGGCATCGGCTGCGCCGGCGTGGCGGTGTGGGCCGACATTCCGCAGCCGGCCTGGCTGGCGCTGGGCTTCGGCCTGTACGTCAAGACCAACGCCGCGCGCGAGTACCGGCGCAGCGTACTGTTCGTGATGGGCTCGACGCCTCAGGTGCTGCGCACCGACGTGCAGTACGGCGTGGCCGTGCTGGCCGGAACGGGGCTGCTGGTGTGGATGGGCACGCTGTTCCTGCCCGCGGTGTTCGGCATGCTGGCCCTGGCCAATGTGGTGGCGCTGATGGGTACGCGCTTGCCGCAAGCCGCGGCCACGGATGCCGCGCCCGACTACCGCGAGGCCGTGGCCCAGGCCTGGAAGCGCGGGCGGCTGGGCCTGCCGGGCGCGGTGCTGGCGTGGATCATCAACTACAGCTACCTGTACGTGGCTGCCGCCTGGTTGGGCGCGACGGCGACGGCGGATCTCAATGCCTCGCGGCTGCTGCTGATGCCGATCGCGATGACGGTGATGGCGTGGTCCCGTGTGGCGCGGCCGATGATAGGCCGGCAGCTCGCACAGAACGACAGCCGCGGCCTGTTCCGGCTGCTATTGACGTCGACGGCCGCCGTGGAAGCGGTGACGCTGGCGTATGTGGCCGTGCTGTGGCTCGCGCTGCCCTGGCTGCAGCAGCACATGCTGGGCGAGAAATACGCCAACGTGCAGCCGCTGGTCATGGGGTGGGGCCTGTACTTCGCCATCAACGCGGCGCGCAGCATCGGCACGGCGGCGCTGATGAGCGCGGACCGATACGGCGCCACGCTGGCCGTGGCGGTGGTCAGCCTGACCCTGACGCTGGTGTCGATGAACCTGACCATACCCAGCTATGGCGCCGTGGGGGCCATCATTGCATTGACCATCGTGGAAACCGTCAGCCTGGTGCTGATCTGGTCCGCGTGGCGGCGTTCTATGCCGAAGGTGGCGACATGA
- a CDS encoding cellulase family glycosylhydrolase, which yields MRFVWSAVLAVMLALTMTARAADAPVPFQFTVDEQGLAGAPDRSALNQPLGPADRIVARDGHFYRVGADGRPRTDDDTRVRLFGISLSFSTNFPSTEEAMRLARQLRKAGFNAVRLHHMDFWLGRETDRPRGILTPDPYPTFNAAAVERVRNFIAVLAREGIYTNLNLYVSYRFRPEIDGLLDFDTPDNRMPIGASVHVYHPRMAALQETFARRIIEQLRLKDNPALAMVEIHNETSLLAAWMRKEWKTHALPSAYEPVLREAWNRWLAGRYGSGAAACRAWEVCDADASGVVALPTQDEAAPRSTLGSIVNRVRARWNELMPADAMQSLSGEALRLHDFLDFLVDTDRAYVERMRDVVREAAGELVPVTGTQMVYGGVLNFDTQAGMDYLDEHRYIDHPDGAQSDWSIRSTSPTGGDMDILLALSFRRDHTKPFVLSEYNLTFPNPRGAEIMPVVATVAALQDWDGLFFYDYLDADTWPDAPTNFALSGDWGKYALAGQSAQIFRQQWIEPLRTSLQVPLPRQARDAIALANEYGGLEKAIGQLGVTPADAWRHRVSVDTQAQGPVHKPQPDGAQQQAVFDARQGYLTLAAPNVRGVIGNLDSQWRGAPGLQARALSNGDAAADIVLTPLDGQPVAQSRHLLLTLGSSTVGTQPGSFPARPKQLQRYKNQSGRWTLEPDPDGMDKPSGSRTASAPAWLSRPALCVRWSGATAPAAIYPLDGRGRRGQALDETVIWRQGNAVAVDLSARASAPPSPWYEVVLPPGQAAAGAGTLMPDCMPGNAK from the coding sequence ATGAGGTTCGTCTGGTCCGCAGTACTGGCCGTCATGCTGGCGCTGACCATGACGGCGCGCGCGGCCGATGCGCCCGTCCCGTTCCAGTTCACGGTGGACGAGCAGGGCCTGGCCGGCGCGCCGGACCGCTCCGCGCTGAACCAGCCGCTGGGCCCGGCCGATCGCATCGTGGCGCGCGACGGTCACTTCTACCGCGTGGGGGCCGATGGCCGGCCGCGCACCGACGACGACACGCGGGTGCGCCTGTTCGGCATCAGTCTCAGCTTCTCGACCAACTTCCCTTCCACCGAAGAGGCGATGCGGCTGGCGCGCCAGTTGCGCAAGGCCGGGTTCAACGCCGTGCGCCTGCACCACATGGACTTCTGGCTGGGGCGCGAGACCGACAGGCCGCGCGGGATACTTACGCCGGATCCCTACCCCACCTTCAATGCCGCCGCGGTGGAACGCGTGCGCAACTTCATCGCCGTGCTGGCCCGGGAAGGCATCTATACCAACCTGAATCTGTACGTCAGTTATCGCTTCCGGCCCGAGATCGATGGGCTGCTGGATTTCGATACGCCCGACAACCGCATGCCGATCGGCGCGTCGGTGCACGTCTATCACCCGCGCATGGCGGCGCTGCAGGAAACCTTCGCGCGCCGGATCATCGAGCAGCTGCGGCTGAAGGACAACCCGGCCCTGGCCATGGTCGAGATCCACAACGAGACGTCGCTGCTGGCCGCATGGATGCGCAAGGAATGGAAGACGCACGCGCTGCCCAGCGCCTATGAGCCCGTGCTGCGCGAGGCCTGGAACCGCTGGCTCGCGGGCCGCTACGGCAGCGGCGCGGCGGCCTGCCGCGCGTGGGAAGTGTGCGACGCCGATGCGTCCGGCGTGGTGGCGCTGCCGACGCAGGACGAGGCGGCGCCGCGCAGCACGCTCGGTTCCATCGTCAACCGCGTGCGGGCGCGCTGGAACGAGCTGATGCCCGCGGACGCCATGCAGTCGCTGTCCGGCGAGGCGCTGCGGCTGCACGACTTCCTGGACTTCCTGGTGGACACCGACCGCGCCTATGTCGAACGCATGCGCGACGTGGTGCGCGAGGCCGCGGGGGAACTCGTGCCCGTGACCGGCACGCAGATGGTCTATGGCGGCGTGCTGAACTTCGATACCCAGGCCGGCATGGACTACCTGGACGAGCACCGCTATATCGATCATCCCGATGGCGCGCAGTCCGACTGGTCCATACGCAGCACGTCGCCCACGGGCGGCGACATGGACATCCTGCTGGCGCTGTCGTTCCGCCGCGACCACACCAAGCCATTCGTGCTCAGCGAGTACAACCTCACCTTCCCCAATCCGCGCGGCGCGGAGATCATGCCGGTGGTGGCGACGGTGGCTGCCCTGCAGGATTGGGACGGACTGTTCTTTTACGACTATCTGGATGCCGACACCTGGCCCGACGCGCCCACCAACTTCGCCCTGAGCGGGGACTGGGGCAAGTACGCGCTGGCCGGCCAGAGCGCGCAGATATTCCGCCAGCAGTGGATCGAGCCGCTGCGCACGTCCCTGCAGGTCCCGCTGCCGCGACAGGCGCGCGATGCCATCGCGCTGGCCAACGAGTATGGCGGGCTGGAGAAGGCCATCGGGCAGCTGGGTGTGACGCCCGCCGACGCGTGGCGCCATCGCGTCTCGGTCGACACGCAGGCACAGGGACCGGTGCACAAGCCCCAGCCCGATGGCGCGCAGCAACAGGCGGTGTTCGACGCAAGGCAGGGTTACCTGACGCTGGCCGCGCCGAACGTACGAGGCGTCATCGGCAACCTGGACTCGCAGTGGCGCGGCGCGCCGGGCCTGCAGGCGCGCGCGCTGTCCAACGGCGACGCCGCCGCCGACATCGTGCTGACGCCGCTGGACGGCCAGCCGGTGGCGCAGTCGCGGCACCTGCTGCTGACGCTGGGCAGTTCCACCGTGGGCACTCAGCCCGGATCTTTCCCGGCGCGCCCCAAGCAGTTGCAGCGCTACAAGAACCAGAGCGGACGCTGGACACTCGAGCCCGACCCCGACGGCATGGACAAGCCATCCGGCAGCCGCACCGCCAGCGCGCCGGCATGGCTGTCGCGGCCGGCGCTGTGCGTGCGCTGGTCCGGCGCCACGGCCCCCGCAGCCATCTATCCGCTGGACGGACGCGGCCGCCGCGGCCAGGCCCTGGACGAGACGGTGATCTGGCGCCAGGGCAATGCCGTCGCCGTGGATCTGTCTGCCCGCGCATCGGCCCCGCCGAGCCCGTGGTACGAGGTCGTGCTGCCGCCCGGCCAAGCCGCGGCCGGCGCCGGTACGCTGATGCCCGACTGCATGCCGGGAAACGCGAAGTGA
- a CDS encoding GNAT family N-acetyltransferase — protein sequence MAAFRFPGDQFRGCTMHVHDNLWALRERWQAAQRDRGYVYQTWEWNHTWQQTIGQAQGVRPYVMELRDAAGRMLALWPMGIYRRGRLRVLDFLGDVVTDYRAPLYASAFVLDLQPAVFEALWRAMVRSVPGIDLVSLRRMPQTLEGESRRANPMARLAGTRHTENGYAARLPESMEAFRKRLPTRMVADMRRSARRLEEVAPVRIATHHDADARAAVFLALAEQKSRRWRESGSRDLFAEPGYLDFYRTLAFGPETRARVSLCSLSAGEEIVATHWGACYRGRHYWILPTYAAGEWSRYSSGRMLMAAMIERSIEEGCGIFDLTVGEEAYKRDWTDHTLPLYEWHHARTLAGRVVLARQRLRAWARNQPGLRRMVQRLRTLARRSTGGR from the coding sequence ATGGCGGCCTTCCGTTTTCCGGGCGACCAGTTCCGCGGCTGCACGATGCACGTGCACGACAACCTGTGGGCCCTGCGCGAGCGCTGGCAGGCCGCGCAGCGCGACCGCGGCTATGTCTACCAGACCTGGGAATGGAACCACACCTGGCAGCAGACCATTGGCCAGGCGCAAGGCGTGCGGCCGTACGTGATGGAACTGCGCGATGCCGCCGGGCGGATGCTGGCCCTTTGGCCGATGGGCATCTATCGTCGGGGGCGGCTGCGCGTGCTCGATTTCCTGGGCGACGTGGTGACCGACTATCGCGCGCCCCTGTATGCCTCCGCATTCGTACTCGACCTGCAGCCCGCGGTATTCGAGGCTTTATGGCGGGCCATGGTTCGCAGCGTGCCCGGCATCGACCTGGTGTCGCTGCGGCGCATGCCGCAGACGCTGGAGGGCGAGAGCCGGCGCGCCAATCCCATGGCGCGGCTGGCGGGTACGCGGCACACCGAGAACGGCTACGCCGCCAGGCTGCCCGAATCGATGGAGGCCTTCCGCAAGCGGCTGCCCACGCGCATGGTGGCCGACATGCGGCGCAGCGCGCGCCGGCTCGAAGAAGTGGCGCCCGTGCGCATCGCCACGCATCACGACGCGGACGCCCGCGCCGCCGTATTCCTAGCGCTGGCCGAGCAGAAGTCGCGCCGCTGGCGCGAGTCGGGCAGCCGCGACCTGTTCGCCGAACCCGGATACCTGGACTTCTACCGCACCCTGGCGTTCGGCCCGGAAACGCGCGCGCGCGTGAGCCTGTGCAGCCTGTCCGCGGGCGAGGAGATCGTTGCCACGCACTGGGGCGCCTGCTATCGAGGCCGCCACTACTGGATCCTGCCCACCTATGCGGCGGGCGAGTGGTCAAGGTATTCGAGCGGCCGGATGCTGATGGCCGCCATGATCGAACGCAGCATCGAAGAGGGCTGCGGGATCTTCGACCTGACCGTGGGCGAAGAGGCGTACAAGCGGGATTGGACCGACCATACGCTGCCGCTGTACGAATGGCATCACGCCAGGACGTTGGCGGGCCGCGTTGTGCTGGCGCGTCAGCGGCTGCGCGCATGGGCGCGCAATCAGCCGGGGTTGCGACGGATGGTGCAGCGCCTGCGGACGCTGGCGCGGC
- a CDS encoding glycosyltransferase family 2 protein — MNGQASAVPDLSICICTYKRPELLERLLRAIAAQQGERYACQVVVVDNDPRHSAAPVMQRWRDRDGMAFTGLHVATPNISLARNAAVHAARAPWVVFVDDDEAPDAHWLQHLVHAQRQYGADAVFGPVLPRYADDTPDWIRRGGYFDRARHATGTLITTRDARTGNVLVRRSALLALDGPFDPAYGRSGGEDTVLFGALLARGAVFVWCDEATVEEEVPVERARLGWIVRRAYRGGQTFMRAELRRAAGARRVLRAAYLGARAAVQMLLAGLLALASLPFSRTRSARWLRTMAANAGKVTALFGHRYQEYGH, encoded by the coding sequence ATGAACGGCCAGGCCTCGGCCGTGCCGGATCTCAGCATCTGCATCTGCACATACAAGCGGCCCGAGCTGCTGGAGCGCCTGCTGCGGGCTATCGCCGCGCAGCAGGGCGAGCGCTACGCCTGCCAGGTCGTGGTGGTCGACAACGACCCGCGGCATTCGGCCGCGCCCGTGATGCAGCGCTGGCGAGACCGGGACGGCATGGCGTTCACGGGCCTGCACGTGGCCACGCCGAACATCTCGCTGGCGCGCAATGCGGCCGTGCACGCCGCCCGGGCGCCCTGGGTCGTGTTCGTGGACGATGACGAAGCGCCTGACGCCCATTGGCTGCAGCACCTGGTGCACGCGCAGCGCCAGTATGGCGCCGACGCGGTGTTCGGTCCCGTGCTGCCCCGCTATGCCGACGACACGCCTGACTGGATAAGGCGTGGCGGTTATTTCGACCGTGCGCGCCACGCCACCGGCACGCTCATCACCACGCGCGACGCGCGCACCGGGAACGTGCTGGTGAGGCGCAGCGCGCTGCTTGCGTTGGACGGCCCGTTCGATCCCGCTTATGGCCGTTCCGGCGGCGAGGACACCGTGCTGTTCGGCGCGCTGCTGGCGCGGGGCGCGGTGTTCGTGTGGTGCGACGAGGCCACGGTGGAAGAGGAAGTGCCTGTCGAACGCGCACGGCTGGGCTGGATCGTCCGCCGCGCATATCGAGGCGGACAGACGTTCATGCGCGCGGAACTGCGGCGTGCGGCCGGCGCGCGCCGTGTGCTGCGCGCCGCCTACCTGGGGGCGCGAGCCGCCGTGCAGATGCTGCTTGCCGGACTGCTGGCCCTGGCGTCGCTGCCCTTCTCGCGCACGCGCAGCGCGCGCTGGCTGCGCACCATGGCGGCCAACGCGGGCAAGGTGACCGCCCTGTTCGGCCACCGCTACCAGGAATACGGACACTGA